A section of the Jannaschia sp. S6380 genome encodes:
- the mobC gene encoding plasmid mobilization relaxosome protein MobC, with product MRAKAEAAGLPAATLLREALGLTEARRRKPIPRVDPALVLAVGRIGGNLNQMARWLNRAMLAGRVDLDALTVARRLLTIERQLAQIVEAARRC from the coding sequence TTGCGCGCCAAGGCCGAGGCTGCTGGTCTGCCCGCCGCGACCCTGCTGCGCGAGGCGCTTGGCCTGACTGAGGCCCGTCGCCGCAAGCCGATCCCGCGCGTCGATCCGGCGCTCGTTCTGGCCGTCGGGCGCATCGGCGGCAACCTCAACCAGATGGCCCGCTGGCTGAACCGCGCGATGCTGGCGGGCCGCGTTGACCTCGACGCGCTCACCGTTGCCCGTCGCCTGCTGACCATCGAACGCCAGCTTGCCCAGATCGTCGAGGCCGCACGCCGATGCTGA
- a CDS encoding helix-turn-helix domain-containing protein codes for MALIWAANVKGLKPAAKIVLIQLADFHNKETGQCSPSAQRLADECEMGRATLFRHMTTLEECGLVTRHARGDGDGGRGSNQYELHLDITLGPSARPKDGGSGQNGVASQNETGGNVSKKRGKSLKGETGVVSNRDRNLTIEPKKEPPSRGREAGEAETILAAYPPDRLRNKAACLVQIEEAVKEGIAPEELLLAVQAYATDSAGFTRSKVCFSDNWFHSRRWQAYVEKQAEDREKAAALAADHHARLACWISDRSPMCKHITARQIDGLLASKLVTQAQIQAAGLRS; via the coding sequence ATGGCATTGATTTGGGCCGCGAACGTCAAAGGCCTGAAACCTGCCGCCAAGATTGTGTTGATTCAGCTGGCAGACTTTCACAACAAGGAAACGGGACAGTGCAGCCCAAGCGCACAGCGGTTGGCGGACGAATGCGAGATGGGTCGCGCCACGCTGTTCCGGCACATGACTACCTTGGAAGAATGCGGCCTTGTCACGCGCCATGCCCGTGGCGATGGTGACGGCGGGCGGGGGTCCAATCAGTATGAGTTGCACCTCGATATTACTCTTGGGCCGAGCGCACGTCCAAAGGACGGGGGCAGTGGTCAAAACGGAGTTGCGTCTCAAAATGAGACGGGGGGAAACGTCTCAAAAAAGCGGGGGAAAAGTCTCAAGGGTGAGACGGGGGTAGTCTCAAATCGGGACAGGAACCTTACCATTGAACCTAAGAAAGAACCTCCTTCGCGCGGGCGCGAGGCGGGGGAGGCTGAGACGATTTTGGCAGCCTATCCGCCCGACCGACTGCGCAACAAAGCGGCCTGCCTTGTCCAGATCGAAGAGGCCGTGAAGGAAGGGATTGCTCCGGAGGAGTTGCTGCTGGCCGTCCAAGCTTATGCCACCGACAGCGCAGGTTTCACACGTTCCAAGGTTTGCTTTTCCGACAACTGGTTTCACTCACGGCGCTGGCAGGCCTATGTTGAAAAACAAGCAGAAGACCGAGAAAAGGCGGCAGCATTGGCGGCCGATCACCATGCGCGGCTGGCCTGCTGGATCAGTGATCGCAGCCCGATGTGCAAACACATAACGGCCAGGCAGATTGACGGATTGCTGGCTTCGAAGCTGGTGACGCAGGCGCAAATCCAAGCCGCAGGCCTCAGATCATGA
- a CDS encoding transcriptional regulator gives MPLTKDFKDTIKARADRDPEFRAGLFREAIEAMLSDDLETGKVLLRDYVNATVGFEALAQDMQKDPKSLMRMLSAKGNPRADNLLAMVSRLKQREGMSFSITQNTEFHA, from the coding sequence ATGCCACTGACCAAAGACTTCAAAGACACGATCAAAGCCCGCGCCGATCGCGATCCTGAGTTCCGCGCGGGTCTGTTCCGCGAAGCTATCGAGGCGATGCTCAGCGACGATCTGGAGACCGGTAAGGTGCTGCTGCGCGACTATGTCAACGCCACGGTGGGGTTCGAGGCCTTGGCCCAAGACATGCAAAAAGACCCCAAGAGCCTGATGCGGATGCTCAGCGCCAAGGGAAACCCGCGCGCGGACAATTTGCTGGCGATGGTATCGCGGTTGAAGCAGCGTGAGGGTATGTCCTTTTCAATCACTCAGAATACTGAATTTCACGCATAG
- a CDS encoding rRNA adenine N-6-methyltransferase family protein, with translation MMVDTQVRPSDVTKFPIISAMLDVPREVFVPNASKAVAYMDAPVPLGEGREIPDARTLSKMLDALDVRRTDTALILAGGLGYSAAILARMAESVVMVEPDAALAAEAEAALTSVEADNAVVLQGDPVAGAAKAGPFDIILIEGGVETVPDTILDQLAEGGRIAAVFQEGALGEVRIGRRIEGHVVWRFAFNAGAPVLPGFAAARGFAL, from the coding sequence ATGATGGTGGATACGCAGGTCCGACCATCCGACGTCACCAAGTTTCCGATCATCTCGGCCATGCTCGATGTCCCGCGCGAGGTGTTCGTGCCAAACGCCTCGAAGGCCGTGGCCTACATGGATGCGCCCGTTCCGCTGGGCGAAGGGCGCGAGATCCCGGATGCGCGTACGCTGTCGAAGATGCTGGACGCGCTGGACGTCCGCCGTACGGATACGGCGCTGATCCTCGCCGGCGGGCTGGGCTATTCGGCCGCGATCCTGGCCCGAATGGCCGAGTCCGTCGTCATGGTGGAGCCGGATGCCGCGCTCGCCGCCGAGGCCGAAGCCGCCCTGACCTCGGTCGAGGCCGACAACGCCGTCGTCTTGCAGGGCGATCCGGTCGCCGGTGCGGCTAAGGCCGGCCCGTTCGACATCATCCTGATCGAAGGCGGGGTCGAGACCGTGCCCGATACCATCCTGGACCAACTTGCCGAAGGCGGCCGCATAGCCGCCGTCTTCCAGGAGGGCGCCCTGGGCGAGGTCCGGATCGGGCGCCGCATCGAAGGCCACGTCGTCTGGCGCTTCGCATTCAACGCCGGTGCCCCAGTGCTGCCCGGTTTCGCCGCCGCACGCGGCTTCGCCCTTTAG
- a CDS encoding tyrosine-type recombinase/integrase has protein sequence MRKSVNGKMFYLGRITAEEGTAEFDQQYWEIVSGKKAVSKTSWGALIDALRETDKWKDFSPRYRRDLEQVFEYLTEKIGRADVARLTQADIYDAMEKNRHRVRFANYIPTAISMLSKMAMRKRWRSDNPAIDIEPLRVPKDRKKPHLPWTDWAVEKMREEGEPLPRLIFEIGVGSVQRPGDWVDFQWGDYDGDTLKLRQNKTDTALSLPCTIALKAALDVAKADLGFAPHPSRHILTRADGSKMDYHAMARVMVRERKRLGLMAYDQHALRYRGVMELAWAGCTDDEIASYSGHTSKAMIIKYAGEARQIMRARQAVAKRK, from the coding sequence GTGCGCAAGAGCGTCAACGGCAAGATGTTCTATCTGGGGCGGATCACGGCGGAGGAAGGCACGGCAGAGTTCGACCAGCAGTACTGGGAGATCGTCAGCGGGAAGAAAGCGGTCTCCAAGACATCATGGGGCGCTTTGATTGACGCGCTGCGTGAGACCGACAAATGGAAAGATTTTTCGCCTCGCTATCGGCGCGACCTTGAGCAAGTTTTTGAGTATTTGACCGAAAAGATAGGGCGCGCTGACGTGGCACGCCTGACCCAAGCTGACATTTATGACGCCATGGAAAAGAACCGACATCGGGTCAGGTTCGCCAATTACATCCCGACCGCGATCAGCATGTTATCCAAAATGGCGATGCGCAAGCGCTGGCGCAGCGACAATCCCGCGATTGATATCGAGCCGTTGAGGGTTCCGAAGGACCGCAAGAAGCCACACCTGCCGTGGACAGATTGGGCGGTGGAGAAGATGCGGGAAGAGGGCGAGCCATTGCCCCGGCTGATTTTCGAGATTGGCGTGGGCAGTGTGCAGCGCCCCGGTGACTGGGTGGACTTCCAGTGGGGCGACTATGACGGCGACACCCTCAAGCTGCGCCAAAACAAGACTGACACAGCCCTTTCTTTGCCTTGCACGATTGCGCTCAAGGCGGCACTGGACGTTGCGAAGGCTGATCTAGGGTTCGCGCCTCATCCATCGCGCCATATCCTGACGCGCGCTGATGGGTCTAAAATGGACTATCACGCGATGGCGCGTGTCATGGTTCGTGAGCGCAAACGGTTGGGCCTGATGGCCTATGATCAGCACGCGCTGCGGTATCGCGGGGTGATGGAATTGGCGTGGGCTGGATGTACTGATGATGAAATCGCCAGCTACAGCGGCCACACATCCAAAGCGATGATTATCAAATATGCTGGGGAAGCGCGCCAAATCATGCGAGCGCGACAGGCGGTAGCTAAACGCAAATGA
- a CDS encoding DUF262 domain-containing protein: MQLNPMHLTVAKLLDGRLFRIPEYQRAYSWQKKQRADLFKDIQEAHNSGREHFMATIVALSRDTKAIGADEYKIVELVDGQQRITTIVVLLKAIEQALSADDKQTAKMKADLSELLVKSDDHEMILLQTNHDSSSVFKDYIKTGEVSEDERSTSADQNLIDAAKECARFVENWQQNDNLIELYGTIRNRLSVIFHEIADEAIVYRVFEVLNSRGLDVKWIDKTKSQLMASIFEYSNDQKGQVDGLHEMHTIWKAIYQNLGLRQDLGDEALRFAGTFAKSDEDPRKILSEEKASQELQRVAGKEIKTLIGCASDLQKTVKVVKQLHDNPRLRAPAKILHARFLAVAILLRKFDKAKEKELLNAWERVTFRIFGLGDADARNKIADYVMLGFAVHKKTKSASEILEAIREIGEDYQIDDVITGPKYWDDCYKGWTEELRYVLFRYDEHLAANAGEEINALQWEKIWQNDASSSIEHIVPQNSGRSDIHNIGNLTMLPPKVNSSLGGKSPSEKAERYTDSGLRGTIQVGKEITKSQKWTKADVARRRDEIEAFVKDVWAD, encoded by the coding sequence GTGCAACTGAACCCGATGCATTTAACAGTCGCCAAGCTTCTGGACGGGCGGTTGTTCCGTATACCGGAATATCAACGCGCCTATTCATGGCAAAAGAAGCAACGCGCAGACCTATTCAAAGATATCCAAGAAGCTCACAATTCAGGGCGCGAGCACTTTATGGCGACAATTGTCGCGCTGTCGCGAGATACCAAAGCCATCGGAGCTGATGAGTATAAAATTGTTGAATTGGTCGATGGTCAGCAACGTATCACAACTATCGTCGTGCTTCTCAAGGCGATTGAACAGGCGTTGTCTGCGGATGACAAGCAAACCGCTAAGATGAAGGCTGACCTGTCCGAACTTCTCGTCAAGAGTGACGATCATGAAATGATCTTACTTCAAACCAATCATGACAGCAGTTCAGTTTTCAAAGATTACATAAAGACTGGAGAAGTTAGTGAAGATGAAAGATCAACATCAGCTGATCAAAATTTGATTGACGCCGCGAAAGAGTGCGCGAGGTTCGTCGAAAATTGGCAGCAGAATGACAATCTGATTGAACTTTATGGTACGATCCGCAACCGCCTATCTGTCATTTTTCACGAGATCGCTGACGAAGCAATCGTCTATCGGGTCTTTGAGGTACTTAACAGTCGTGGCCTAGACGTAAAATGGATCGATAAGACCAAAAGCCAGCTAATGGCGTCGATTTTCGAATACTCCAATGACCAAAAGGGGCAAGTGGACGGCCTTCATGAGATGCACACAATTTGGAAGGCCATCTATCAAAACCTTGGCCTTCGACAAGACCTTGGAGATGAGGCTCTAAGATTTGCAGGGACATTTGCAAAAAGTGATGAGGATCCCAGAAAGATACTGAGTGAAGAGAAAGCTTCTCAAGAACTCCAGCGGGTTGCGGGTAAGGAAATCAAAACACTTATTGGCTGTGCTAGCGACCTGCAAAAGACGGTTAAGGTGGTGAAGCAGTTACACGACAACCCTCGGCTTAGGGCCCCTGCAAAAATCTTGCATGCAAGGTTTTTGGCCGTGGCGATCTTGCTTCGCAAATTTGATAAAGCCAAAGAGAAAGAGCTCCTCAATGCATGGGAGCGTGTGACATTTCGTATTTTTGGCCTGGGCGATGCAGATGCTCGGAATAAGATCGCTGACTATGTGATGTTGGGGTTTGCAGTTCATAAGAAAACTAAATCTGCAAGCGAAATCCTCGAAGCCATACGGGAGATTGGTGAAGATTATCAGATAGATGATGTCATAACTGGCCCTAAATATTGGGATGACTGCTACAAGGGCTGGACGGAAGAGTTGAGATACGTGTTGTTTCGATATGATGAACATCTAGCGGCAAACGCGGGGGAAGAGATCAATGCGCTTCAGTGGGAAAAAATTTGGCAAAACGACGCATCAAGTTCGATTGAGCACATTGTACCACAAAACAGTGGCCGTTCCGACATTCACAACATTGGCAATTTGACGATGTTACCGCCTAAAGTAAATTCATCTCTGGGTGGAAAGTCGCCAAGTGAAAAGGCGGAGCGGTATACAGATTCTGGGCTGCGCGGGACGATCCAGGTTGGGAAGGAAATCACGAAAAGCCAAAAGTGGACTAAAGCAGATGTTGCTCGGAGGAGAGATGAAATCGAGGCTTTCGTAAAAGATGTGTGGGCTGACTGA
- a CDS encoding relaxase/mobilization nuclease domain-containing protein, with protein MLIKFFRNGKGAGAGPVGYLIADKVLAYDDNRDLIRDADGQPMTVTREPLPEVLRGNPDRTEALIDASRHQWTYRAGVISFAATDAPTEEQQAEVMDHFERLAFAGLDPTQYEVLWVRHTHEDRVELHFCTPRLELTSDRSLNIAPPGYQNAFDSLRDVMNQRHGWADPMELERTQEVRDTIETPTRAQGRDELHAWLQDQISVGYVTDRASMLDALTDAGFDIPRAGKAYLTAQDPDTGERWRLKGEIFHEDWQADAAEREAERGTGHDPAGLRRLDGIPIGELQDRFEQNCDHRASYNRERYPQLSATEQELADDLALADHGDILGGDRLDDGRELALDADAGQLGDDRTGPDADRQGGRDLAGIGPDQDAPEDLHAGRQISDLHQDRGGIDDDTPDSLGTRLTRLRRAVGDGLRGLSKGIERIRGTLDDQDAEPDGWIDRLRVGAHSIANGVRGCVARLAERGLELREAAHATRDQLEVSESRRREVETELETREIEMDRGMTH; from the coding sequence ATGCTGATCAAGTTCTTCCGCAACGGCAAAGGCGCGGGCGCTGGTCCAGTTGGCTACCTCATCGCGGACAAGGTGTTGGCCTATGACGACAACCGGGACCTGATCCGCGATGCAGACGGCCAGCCGATGACCGTCACCCGCGAACCCTTGCCCGAGGTCTTGCGCGGCAATCCCGACCGCACAGAAGCCCTGATCGACGCCAGCCGCCACCAATGGACCTACCGTGCAGGCGTGATCAGCTTTGCCGCCACCGATGCCCCAACCGAGGAACAACAAGCCGAGGTCATGGACCACTTCGAGCGTCTGGCCTTCGCGGGGCTGGACCCGACGCAATATGAGGTGCTCTGGGTCCGACATACCCACGAAGACCGCGTCGAGCTCCACTTCTGCACGCCGCGCTTGGAGCTAACCTCGGACAGAAGTTTGAACATCGCGCCACCCGGATATCAGAACGCCTTCGACAGCCTGCGCGATGTGATGAACCAGCGTCACGGCTGGGCCGATCCGATGGAGCTGGAGCGCACCCAAGAGGTGCGCGACACCATCGAAACACCAACTCGCGCCCAAGGTCGCGACGAGCTGCATGCGTGGCTGCAAGACCAGATCAGCGTCGGCTATGTCACCGATCGCGCCAGCATGCTGGACGCCCTGACCGATGCTGGCTTCGACATCCCCCGTGCGGGCAAGGCCTACCTAACCGCCCAAGACCCCGACACTGGCGAGCGGTGGCGTTTGAAAGGAGAAATCTTCCATGAAGACTGGCAAGCCGACGCGGCTGAGCGAGAAGCTGAACGCGGAACTGGACACGATCCGGCAGGACTACGCCGCCTCGATGGCATCCCAATTGGAGAGCTTCAAGACCGATTTGAGCAAAATTGCGACCATCGCGCATCGTACAATCGAGAGCGATACCCGCAGCTTTCTGCGACAGAACAAGAGCTGGCTGACGATCTCGCCCTGGCTGATCACGGGGACATTCTTGGTGGGGATCGTCTCGATGATGGCCGCGAGCTTGCTTTGGACGCTGATGCTGGCCAGCTCGGAGATGACCGAACTGGGCCTGACGCGGATCGACAGGGAGGACGGGACCTGGCTGGTATTGGACCCGACCAAGACGCGCCTGAGGACCTGCACGCTGGGCGGCAGATCAGTGACCTGCATCAAGATCGAGGAGGAATAGATGACGACACCCCTGACAGCCTTGGAACGCGACTTACTCGCCTGCGTCGAGCGGTTGGTGACGGCCTGCGAGGTCTCAGCAAAGGAATTGAGCGGATTAGAGGCACGCTCGACGACCAGGATGCAGAGCCAGATGGATGGATTGACCGCCTGCGTGTCGGTGCTCATTCAATCGCAAACGGCGTCCGTGGCTGCGTTGCACGGCTTGCTGAGCGAGGGCTCGAATTACGGGAAGCTGCGCACGCAACTCGAGACCAGCTTGAAGTTAGTGAAAGCCGCCGAAGAGAGGTTGAGACAGAGTTAGAGACGCGGGAGATCGAGATGGACCGAGGGATGACGCACTAG
- a CDS encoding Hsp70 family protein → MYLGIDLGTSNSAVVGHIDGATRLFKTSDGTDVLPSVIYLDKRGHRFIGKSAYDRLLSAPQNVAQGFKRSMGTKNPISFAGQTWTPVECSAEIIKALVGQAMTEAGNQEVEGVVITTPAAFNQMQSEDTIAAARLAGLEKVSLLQEPVAAALAAIAHSKQKDGVFLVYDLGGGTFDLALVMSTAGVVNVIAHEGINMLGGRDFDRIIFDSIVRPWLSQTFNLPADFQRNEKYKHLTDVCRHAAEKAKIQLSASSTASIFATEDEVRATDEDGEEIYISIDLTREQMTDLIKDRIDDSIALCRKIITANGYKNDDISKIVPIGGPSKMPIIRDMLEAGLAIEVESGLDPMTAVATGAAIFAESREWAGESSTQKSGKQREAVTGSVSLALDFKSRVASEAAKVRLKPAADMPTGHEVEILDEEGSSTGRIPIDGPLSINVNVRKNGENRFKVTVFDQQGKAVEDASREIVITRAEASAASVPMTYTLAVKIQHGFVGYERNKLEVLVKKGTALPAQGKQTFRTGKTLVGGEDDFIAVEFYEMADDIDTPEHNLHIGNFRLNSRDELERGERINRGDDFVIDWRMSDNGTLSFSVELPSLGRVIDATNLYRSEDGGINYDGQRGAEVATTMLARVESDLDELETTLDEDADPSGDIRKRIERQHAALSTSVDADTHRSVAEEARKLRQEVALLRMSPENEERVLDDEVAKAETSFDELRDIAQPVDTERHDKLLVTTRRSIREKNYDAARRSLDEMQGIRMKVLSESPDFLIEIFRRLAEEHYLAVDEALHAQLVDAGVEAAKSGDVQRLRMIIGQMFGNRVSTGADATEIVELAHLLGS, encoded by the coding sequence TTGTATCTTGGTATTGATCTCGGAACTTCGAACTCAGCAGTCGTTGGCCATATCGATGGTGCGACGCGTCTCTTCAAGACATCGGACGGCACTGATGTGTTGCCCAGTGTCATCTATCTGGACAAGCGCGGGCATAGGTTCATCGGGAAATCGGCCTATGACCGCTTGCTTTCAGCTCCGCAGAATGTCGCCCAAGGCTTCAAGCGCTCGATGGGGACCAAGAATCCGATCTCCTTTGCTGGGCAAACTTGGACGCCAGTTGAGTGTAGTGCCGAAATAATCAAAGCGCTGGTAGGTCAAGCGATGACCGAGGCTGGCAACCAGGAAGTTGAGGGCGTGGTCATCACGACCCCCGCCGCATTCAACCAAATGCAGAGCGAGGACACGATTGCCGCCGCGCGATTGGCCGGTTTGGAGAAAGTAAGCCTGTTGCAGGAACCAGTTGCCGCCGCTTTGGCCGCAATCGCACACAGCAAACAAAAGGACGGTGTTTTCTTGGTCTACGATCTCGGAGGCGGGACGTTTGACTTGGCATTGGTTATGAGCACCGCGGGCGTGGTCAACGTGATCGCTCATGAGGGCATAAACATGCTTGGTGGTCGTGACTTCGACAGAATCATATTCGACAGCATTGTGCGGCCTTGGCTTTCACAGACCTTCAACCTTCCAGCGGATTTTCAGCGCAACGAAAAATACAAGCACCTGACGGACGTCTGCCGCCATGCCGCAGAAAAAGCGAAGATCCAGCTTTCGGCGTCTTCGACGGCCTCAATCTTTGCGACAGAGGATGAAGTGCGCGCGACTGATGAAGACGGTGAAGAAATCTATATTTCAATCGATTTGACGAGAGAGCAGATGACCGACCTGATCAAAGATCGGATTGATGACTCGATAGCTCTTTGCCGAAAGATTATCACGGCTAACGGATACAAGAATGACGACATCTCGAAAATCGTTCCGATTGGCGGCCCGTCAAAGATGCCTATCATACGAGACATGCTAGAGGCCGGTCTCGCAATCGAAGTGGAAAGCGGACTTGATCCAATGACCGCAGTTGCGACCGGCGCTGCAATTTTTGCGGAAAGCCGGGAATGGGCTGGTGAAAGCTCTACGCAGAAGAGTGGGAAACAAAGGGAAGCGGTCACTGGCAGCGTCTCATTGGCCCTAGACTTTAAGTCCCGCGTCGCAAGTGAAGCGGCCAAGGTCCGGCTGAAACCGGCGGCGGACATGCCTACGGGGCATGAGGTGGAAATCCTTGACGAAGAAGGGTCTTCGACAGGCAGAATTCCAATTGATGGGCCGCTCAGCATCAACGTAAATGTTCGCAAGAACGGCGAAAACCGGTTCAAAGTGACCGTATTCGACCAACAGGGCAAGGCAGTCGAGGACGCGTCACGCGAAATCGTCATTACCCGAGCGGAAGCAAGTGCTGCAAGTGTCCCGATGACCTACACTCTCGCGGTCAAGATTCAGCATGGCTTTGTCGGATACGAGCGGAACAAGTTAGAGGTCCTTGTGAAGAAAGGGACAGCATTGCCTGCACAAGGCAAGCAAACCTTCCGAACTGGCAAGACACTAGTCGGAGGCGAAGATGATTTCATCGCGGTCGAGTTTTATGAGATGGCAGATGACATCGACACACCAGAGCACAACCTACATATCGGCAACTTCCGTTTGAACAGCCGCGACGAATTGGAACGTGGCGAGCGGATCAATCGTGGGGATGATTTTGTCATCGATTGGAGAATGAGTGACAATGGTACGCTCAGCTTTTCGGTCGAATTGCCATCTTTGGGACGTGTTATCGACGCCACCAATCTTTACCGATCCGAAGATGGCGGCATTAACTATGACGGCCAGCGCGGGGCAGAGGTTGCCACAACTATGCTCGCCCGTGTTGAGAGTGATCTAGACGAGCTTGAAACCACGCTCGATGAAGATGCTGATCCCAGCGGTGACATCCGCAAGCGGATTGAGCGCCAGCACGCGGCACTTTCGACCTCTGTTGACGCGGACACACATCGCTCGGTAGCCGAAGAAGCGCGCAAACTGCGCCAGGAGGTGGCGTTGCTGAGAATGTCACCTGAGAACGAAGAGCGAGTGCTGGACGATGAAGTCGCCAAGGCTGAAACTTCTTTCGACGAATTGCGAGACATTGCGCAGCCAGTAGATACTGAGCGGCACGACAAGCTTTTGGTGACGACCCGTCGCTCGATTCGGGAAAAGAACTATGATGCCGCGCGCCGATCACTTGATGAGATGCAGGGCATTCGCATGAAGGTGCTCTCTGAAAGCCCTGATTTCTTGATCGAAATCTTCCGGCGCTTGGCAGAAGAGCATTACCTGGCAGTCGATGAAGCGCTTCATGCTCAATTGGTCGACGCAGGAGTCGAGGCCGCAAAATCAGGCGATGTGCAAAGGCTGCGGATGATCATAGGGCAGATGTTTGGTAATAGGGTCTCGACCGGAGCGGATGCGACCGAAATCGTCGAATTGGCCCACCTATTGGGGAGCTGA
- a CDS encoding type II toxin-antitoxin system RelE/ParE family toxin, translating to MNKLVVYVTETGKTPFDDWFNGLDTAAALKVRTALARIETGNLGDVKPVGQGVSERRITLGPGYRVYFGKDGDTLVILLCGGTKKRQSKDIEQAKAYWDDYKARKEKDD from the coding sequence ATGAATAAGCTTGTTGTCTATGTCACCGAAACGGGGAAAACTCCGTTCGACGATTGGTTCAATGGTCTGGATACGGCGGCGGCATTGAAGGTTCGAACGGCGCTTGCACGGATCGAGACTGGAAACCTTGGCGACGTGAAGCCAGTCGGGCAAGGCGTGTCAGAGCGGCGCATCACCCTCGGCCCCGGCTACCGCGTCTATTTTGGCAAAGACGGCGATACGCTTGTGATCCTGCTCTGTGGCGGCACGAAAAAGCGCCAGTCGAAAGATATCGAGCAGGCAAAAGCATATTGGGACGACTACAAGGCCCGCAAAGAGAAAGATGACTGA
- a CDS encoding helix-turn-helix transcriptional regulator, with protein MGELLTHRCIVSTDLSGIGLRLREIRKINDITQPVMAAAIDVSDRAYKNYEQEKRDLPALTALNISEAFRVNLDWLLAGRGKIHKSDDPELAEASAIAVLSEAERRGTNLPIAKLGKIIGFVAAQAAQTGESPAQVASHYFETL; from the coding sequence ATGGGTGAATTATTAACTCATAGGTGCATCGTGTCAACGGACTTGAGCGGCATTGGCCTTCGTTTGCGAGAAATTCGCAAAATAAACGATATTACTCAGCCTGTTATGGCCGCGGCCATCGATGTGTCTGACCGCGCGTATAAAAACTATGAGCAGGAAAAACGGGATTTGCCCGCGCTTACAGCTCTGAACATCAGCGAGGCGTTCAGAGTGAATCTTGACTGGCTGCTGGCGGGGCGCGGCAAAATCCACAAGAGTGACGACCCCGAACTGGCTGAGGCAAGTGCCATCGCTGTCTTGTCCGAGGCTGAAAGGCGCGGAACAAACCTGCCTATCGCCAAGCTCGGCAAAATCATCGGGTTTGTCGCCGCGCAGGCCGCACAGACGGGCGAAAGCCCCGCGCAGGTCGCCAGCCACTACTTTGAAACCCTTTAA